From a region of the Oryza sativa Japonica Group chromosome 6, ASM3414082v1 genome:
- the LOC9267972 gene encoding beta-1,2-xylosyltransferease XAX1-like has protein sequence MSSTAYTRPSKPPGPAGERRPPRLAKELGRIEPKKLGIGLVAGCCLALLTYISFARLFAIYSPVFESTSLVMKNAPPASTQQNPVLAQQQSKEEDEKDVGEDETDRKVPSFAETTEKNEEEETVTKPSGDEAEATISCDENGVDEGFPYARPPVCELTGDIRISPKEKTMFFVNPSSAGAFDGNGEKKIRPYARKDDFLLPGVVEVIIKSVSSPAIAPACTRTHNVPAVVFSVAGYTDNFFHDNTDVMIPLFLTTSHLAGEVQFLITNFKPWWVHKFTPLLKKLSNYGVINFDKDDEVHCFRRGHLGLYRDRDLIISPHPTRNPRNYSMVDYNRFLRRAFGLPRDSPAVLGDKTGAKPKMLMIERKGTRKLLNLRDVAALCEDLGFAVTVAEAGADVRGFAEKVNAADVLLAVHGAGLTNQIFLPTGAVLVQIVPWGKMDWMATNFYGQPARDMRLRYVEYYVSEEETTLKDKYPRDHYVFKDPMAIHAQGWPALAEIVMKQDVTVNVTRFKPFLLKALDELQE, from the exons ATGTCGTCGACGGCGTACACGCGGCCGTCCAAGCCACCAGGGCCGGCCGGAGAGCGGAGGCCTCCGCGGCTAGCCAAGGAGCTTGGCAGGATCGAGCCCAAGAAGCTCGGGATTGGGCTGGTCGCCGGCTGCTGCCTCGCTCTCCTCACCTACATCTCCTTTGCCCGCCTTTTCGCCATCTACTCGCCGGTCTTCG AGAGCACGTCCTTGGTGATGAAGAACGCACCACCTGCGTCGACTCAGCAGAACCCTGTGCTGGCTCAACAACAGAGCAAAGAAGAGGACGAGAAagatgttggtgaagatgagaCGGACCGGAAAGTGCCAAGCTTTGCGGAGACGACAGAAAAGAATGAAGAGGAGGAAACAGTAACGAAACCAT CCGGGGACGAAGCTGAGGCCACAATCTCCTGCGATGAGAACGGCGTTGATGAGGGCTTCCCATATGCGCGGCCACCGGTCTGCGAGCTCACCGGCGATATCCGGATCAGCCCAAAGGAGAAAACCATGTTCTTCGTAAATCCGTCCAGCGCCGGCGCGTTCGACGGCAACGGGGAGAAGAAGATCCGACCGTACGCTCGCAAGGACGACTTCCTCCTCCCGGGCGTCGTGGAGGTCATCATCAAGTCggtctcgtcgccggccatcgcGCCGGCCTGCACGCGGACCCACAACGTCCCGGCGGTGGTCTTCTCCGTGGCCGGATACACCGACAACTTCTTCCACGACAACACGGACGTGATGATCCCTCTGTTCCTAACGACGTCgcacctcgccggcgaggtgcAGTTCCTCATCACCAACTTCAAGCCGTGGTGGGTGCACAAGTTCACGCCGCTCCTGAAGAAGCTCTCCAACTACGGGGTGATCAACTTCGACAAGGACGACGAGGTGCACTGCTTCCGGCGCGGCCACCTCGGGCTGTACCGCGACCGCGACCTCATCATCTCCCCGCACCCGACGCGAAACCCGCGCAACTACTCCATGGTCGACTACAACAGGTTCCTCCGCCGCGCGTTCGGCCTGCCGCGGGACAGCCCGGCGGTGCTGGGCGACAAGACCGGCGCTAAGCCCAAGATGCTGATGATCGAGAGGAAGGGCACCCGCAAGCTGCTCAACCTGCGCGACGTGGCCGCGCTCTGCGAGGACCTCGGGTTTGCGGTGACCGTggcggaggccggcgcggaCGTGCGCGGGTTCGCCGAGAAGGTGAACGCGGCGGACGTGCTGCTGGCGGTGCACGGCGCCGGGCTGACAAACCAGATCTTCCTCCCAACGGGCGCCGTGCTCGTACAGATCGTGCCGTGGGGCAAGATGGACTGGATGGCCACAAACTTCTACGGGCAGCCGGCGCGCGACATGCGGCTCCGGTACGTCGAGTATTACGTctcggaggaggagacgacgctCAAGGACAAGTACCCAAGGGACCACTACGTGTTCAAGGACCCCATGGCCATCCACGCGCAGGGCTGGCCGGCGCTCGCCGAGATCGTCATGAAGCAGGACGTCACGGTGAATGTGACAAGATTCAAGCCGTTCCTGCTCAAGGCGCTCGACGAATTGCAGGAATAG